The following proteins come from a genomic window of Thermocrinis jamiesonii:
- a CDS encoding FtsB family cell division protein has translation MRQDLRAKRSFGSLDPNSLPFVFFIAILFFTSYNLLFGRYNVFEIVKIKEKTANIEAKLMSIKKENALLEEKLKLLREDKDLYLEKLAREKMQLQKPDEKIILFKE, from the coding sequence ATGCGGCAAGATTTGAGGGCAAAGAGGAGTTTTGGAAGTTTAGATCCAAATAGCTTACCTTTCGTGTTTTTTATTGCCATACTTTTTTTTACTTCATACAACCTACTTTTTGGAAGATATAACGTCTTTGAGATAGTGAAAATCAAAGAAAAAACAGCTAACATAGAAGCTAAACTAATGAGCATAAAAAAGGAAAACGCTTTACTTGAAGAAAAGCTAAAGCTTTTGAGAGAGGATAAAGACCTTTACTTGGAAAAGTTAGCAAGAGAAAAGATGCAGCTTCAAAAGCCGGACGAAAAGATCATCCTTTTCAAGGAATGA
- the purB gene encoding adenylosuccinate lyase: protein MIERYTRKEFKELWSDLRKFQLWLKVELAVCRAWHKKGKIPLTALTEIEKRTKVDEKTIERINYYERIYKHDVLAFVSAISEQIPEYSHYFHMGLTSSDVVDTALALQIKEALSLILQTVEKILQKLKELALREKKTLMMGRTHGVHAEPMTLGLKFLSWYEEMKRNKERLLRALENISYGKLSGAVGTYSNLDPEVERLALEELGLKVEPVSTQIVPRDRHAEVMWALAQTATSLERFATEIRHLQRTEVGELQEPFKEGQRGSSAMPHKKNPIHAERICGLARLIRSYLITSLENVVLWHERDISHSSAERIILPDATTALDYILNLFLEILDGLVIDRERMKENINLSFGLYASSKILVMLMEKGVPRDQAYEMVQRCAMKSWNEKIPFYISLTEDEKVSQYLTPDEIKKAIDPWSFLQHLENIYSRVFQNNL from the coding sequence ATGATAGAAAGATACACTCGGAAAGAATTTAAAGAGCTTTGGTCAGACCTAAGAAAGTTTCAGCTTTGGCTAAAGGTAGAGTTGGCGGTTTGTAGGGCATGGCACAAAAAGGGGAAGATACCTTTGACTGCTCTGACCGAAATAGAAAAGCGCACAAAGGTGGATGAAAAGACCATTGAAAGGATCAACTACTACGAAAGAATATACAAACATGACGTGCTTGCCTTTGTTTCCGCAATATCGGAACAGATACCAGAATATTCCCACTACTTTCACATGGGGCTTACATCTTCTGACGTGGTGGATACCGCCTTGGCTCTGCAGATAAAAGAAGCCCTTAGCCTTATTCTTCAGACTGTGGAAAAAATCCTCCAGAAGCTTAAAGAACTCGCCCTAAGAGAAAAGAAAACTCTTATGATGGGTAGAACTCACGGGGTTCATGCAGAACCCATGACCCTTGGGCTCAAATTTTTAAGCTGGTATGAGGAGATGAAAAGAAACAAAGAAAGGCTCTTGAGAGCTTTGGAAAACATCTCTTACGGAAAGCTTTCTGGTGCGGTGGGAACTTATTCTAATTTGGACCCAGAGGTGGAAAGGTTAGCATTGGAAGAGCTTGGGCTAAAGGTGGAACCTGTTTCCACCCAAATTGTGCCAAGGGACAGACATGCGGAGGTAATGTGGGCTCTTGCCCAGACTGCCACTTCCTTAGAAAGGTTTGCCACTGAAATAAGGCACCTTCAGCGCACGGAAGTAGGAGAATTGCAAGAACCTTTTAAAGAAGGACAAAGGGGATCATCGGCTATGCCCCACAAGAAAAACCCCATACATGCAGAAAGAATATGTGGGCTTGCCCGGCTCATAAGAAGCTATCTTATAACCTCTCTTGAAAACGTAGTTCTTTGGCACGAAAGGGACATATCCCACTCTTCTGCAGAAAGAATAATCCTACCGGACGCTACCACCGCTTTGGACTACATACTCAACCTTTTCCTTGAAATTTTAGATGGTTTAGTAATAGACAGGGAAAGGATGAAAGAAAACATAAACCTTTCCTTTGGGCTCTATGCTTCCTCAAAGATTTTGGTAATGCTTATGGAGAAGGGAGTGCCAAGAGACCAAGCCTACGAGATGGTCCAAAGGTGCGCCATGAAAAGTTGGAACGAAAAAATACCCTTCTATATCAGTCTAACAGAGGACGAAAAAGTTAGCCAGTATTTAACTCCAGACGAAATAAAAAAAGCCATAGATCCTTGGAGCTTTCTTCAGCATCTGGAAAACATATACTCAAGAGTTTTTCAGAATAACCTCTGA
- a CDS encoding thioredoxin domain-containing protein, whose translation MNRLKTARSPYLRKSANQPIDWYEWSEEAFKKAKEEDKPILLSIGGVWCHWCHVMAHECFENQEIAKIINENFVAIKVDRDERPDIDRRYQEVVFALTGSGGWPLTVFLTPEGEAFFGGTYFPPEDRWGRPGFKSLLLRIAQLWKEDKERLINAGKHIYQLMALQSQKSYKGNVGEELLEKGISAILLSIDYQYGGLGDAPKFHHAKAWELLLYRYFFTKNKQLLKVVELSLDAMAKGGVYDHLLGGFFRYSTDQRWIVPHFEKMLYDNAELLQLYSMAYQILPKELYKRTAKGIVDYYKKEATDPEGGFYASQDADIGLLDEGGYYTFSLKELQNILSEDELKVVKLYFDIGEKGELHHDPSKNVLFIAMEEEEIAKTLSMSIERVKSLLESAKLKLLKYREEHREKPFIDKTIYASWNGLMLEAMASYYKVFGDSWAKDFSKKTAERILRELYNGKELEHAQGVEGFSEDYIFLARGLLALFEITQEDRWLKASLELTLKAIDKFWDQQNWGFFDTKEQGNGLLSIRLKSISDTPTQSVNGSAPYLLLALGSLTDRADLIDFAEKNLQAFARQIEEIPNLSASYLISLYAYLKGIYKVETEEFFEPMLKAFRPFKVVIRKPVRGLVVCEGNTCQIYDGMPDSFS comes from the coding sequence ATGAATAGACTAAAGACTGCAAGAAGTCCGTACCTTAGAAAATCAGCCAATCAACCCATTGATTGGTATGAATGGTCAGAAGAAGCTTTCAAGAAAGCAAAGGAAGAGGATAAGCCTATTTTGCTTTCCATCGGGGGAGTGTGGTGTCATTGGTGTCATGTGATGGCTCATGAGTGTTTTGAAAACCAAGAAATCGCAAAGATAATAAACGAAAACTTCGTGGCCATAAAGGTGGATAGGGACGAAAGGCCAGACATAGACAGAAGGTATCAGGAGGTTGTTTTTGCTCTAACTGGTTCTGGTGGCTGGCCCCTTACTGTGTTTCTAACACCAGAGGGAGAAGCGTTCTTTGGTGGAACTTACTTTCCACCGGAGGACCGATGGGGCAGACCGGGATTTAAGAGCTTGCTTTTAAGAATCGCCCAGCTTTGGAAAGAGGATAAGGAAAGACTAATAAATGCAGGGAAACACATATACCAGCTCATGGCACTTCAAAGTCAAAAATCCTACAAAGGAAACGTAGGAGAAGAGCTTTTAGAAAAAGGTATAAGCGCTATACTCCTTTCCATAGATTACCAATACGGTGGGCTTGGAGATGCACCAAAGTTTCACCATGCAAAGGCTTGGGAACTTTTGCTATACAGGTATTTTTTCACAAAGAACAAACAGCTTTTAAAAGTAGTTGAACTTTCCTTGGACGCCATGGCAAAAGGAGGGGTTTATGACCATCTTTTAGGTGGCTTTTTTAGGTATTCAACCGATCAAAGATGGATTGTGCCCCACTTTGAGAAAATGCTTTATGACAACGCAGAGCTTTTGCAACTTTACTCTATGGCCTATCAGATTCTACCAAAGGAGCTTTACAAGCGCACCGCAAAGGGCATAGTTGATTATTACAAAAAGGAAGCGACCGATCCAGAAGGAGGCTTTTACGCATCCCAAGATGCAGATATAGGCCTTCTGGACGAAGGTGGATACTACACTTTTTCCCTAAAAGAGCTTCAAAACATACTCTCGGAGGATGAGCTAAAAGTTGTAAAACTCTACTTTGACATTGGGGAAAAGGGAGAGCTTCATCATGACCCTTCTAAAAACGTCTTGTTCATAGCCATGGAGGAGGAGGAAATTGCAAAGACTTTGTCCATGTCCATAGAGAGAGTAAAGTCCTTGCTTGAAAGCGCTAAGTTAAAGCTTTTGAAATACAGAGAAGAGCACAGAGAAAAACCTTTTATAGACAAAACGATCTACGCCAGTTGGAACGGGTTGATGTTGGAGGCTATGGCTTCTTACTACAAGGTTTTCGGAGACAGCTGGGCTAAAGACTTCTCCAAGAAAACTGCAGAGAGGATACTCAGGGAGCTATACAATGGCAAAGAACTAGAACATGCGCAAGGGGTAGAAGGTTTTTCCGAGGATTATATCTTTTTGGCAAGGGGGCTTTTGGCTCTTTTTGAAATTACACAGGAGGACAGGTGGCTGAAGGCTTCCTTAGAGCTTACACTCAAAGCTATAGATAAGTTTTGGGATCAACAAAACTGGGGTTTCTTTGATACAAAGGAGCAAGGAAACGGACTTTTGAGCATTAGGCTGAAAAGTATTTCAGACACACCTACCCAATCGGTTAACGGCTCCGCTCCCTATTTGCTTTTGGCCCTTGGAAGTTTAACGGATAGAGCGGACCTAATAGACTTTGCAGAAAAGAACCTGCAAGCCTTTGCCAGACAAATAGAAGAAATACCCAACCTTTCCGCTTCTTACCTGATAAGTCTCTATGCCTACCTAAAAGGTATATACAAGGTAGAAACGGAGGAATTCTTTGAGCCTATGCTAAAAGCCTTTAGACCTTTCAAAGTGGTAATCAGAAAGCCTGTTAGAGGTCTTGTGGTTTGTGAAGGGAACACCTGTCAGATTTACGATGGTATGCCAGATTCCTTTTCGTAA
- a CDS encoding rhodanese-like domain-containing protein: MFQVPELTPEEAKKLLEEEKENVLLLDVRTPQEHVQIRIPNSILIPLDELRFAYSSLPKDKKIIVYCRSGERSAFATYLLRHLGYEAYNLAGGILTWNYEKESGIPS, translated from the coding sequence ATGTTTCAGGTGCCCGAGCTAACGCCAGAAGAGGCAAAAAAGCTTTTGGAAGAAGAAAAAGAAAACGTCCTGCTACTGGATGTGAGAACACCGCAGGAGCATGTCCAAATAAGAATACCCAACTCCATACTTATACCTCTTGATGAACTAAGGTTTGCATACTCAAGCTTACCAAAGGACAAAAAGATCATAGTCTATTGCAGAAGCGGTGAAAGAAGCGCCTTTGCTACTTATCTGCTTAGACATCTTGGATATGAAGCATACAACTTAGCAGGTGGTATTCTTACGTGGAATTACGAAAAGGAATCTGGCATACCATCGTAA
- a CDS encoding HEAT repeat domain-containing protein: MYREKVSAILGLLSRDKSVQELSLKFLDAKGKDKVDVLISLLKDKDPRIRMAVANVLGWIGDIRAVEPLIDLLRDQDEQVRCEAVASLGRIEDPRTVEPIIGMLKDKEPKVRVYAAHALAKKKDPRALEPLTYALKDSNWLVRAIATEAIGNINDPRALELLIDALKDGNRSVRKTAVQALGKQKDPRAVKPLIDALRDEDFIVRIEASKALGNIQYPDAVKALISALEDKYENVRRAVIWSLGKIGHPSAVEPLIQLLKKGNPHLRWEAVKALKGIKDPRVVEALIYALGDVADYVSEEASKALVEIKDPRVIELLTSLIFERWMLSHVRIKAVQTLAKIKDSSVVELLIRALEDKEDSFRIEVVKALKKITGQDFGDDKEKWQK; encoded by the coding sequence ATTTACAGGGAGAAGGTCTCTGCAATTTTAGGACTTTTAAGCAGGGACAAAAGCGTACAAGAACTATCTTTAAAGTTTCTTGATGCAAAAGGGAAGGATAAAGTGGATGTGTTGATCTCTTTACTGAAGGACAAGGACCCAAGGATTCGTATGGCAGTGGCAAATGTCCTTGGGTGGATAGGAGATATACGCGCAGTGGAACCTTTGATTGATCTCCTAAGAGATCAAGATGAGCAGGTGAGATGTGAGGCGGTTGCATCCCTTGGTCGTATAGAAGACCCACGCACAGTAGAACCAATCATTGGAATGCTAAAGGACAAGGAGCCAAAGGTGCGTGTATACGCAGCTCACGCTCTCGCAAAAAAGAAGGATCCACGTGCCTTGGAACCGCTAACCTACGCCCTAAAGGATAGCAACTGGCTGGTTCGCGCTATAGCCACAGAAGCCATTGGAAATATAAATGATCCGCGTGCGTTGGAATTACTAATTGATGCACTAAAGGATGGGAACCGCTCTGTCCGTAAGACAGCGGTTCAGGCCCTTGGAAAACAGAAAGACCCCCGCGCAGTAAAGCCTCTTATTGATGCGCTTAGGGACGAAGACTTTATCGTGCGCATTGAAGCATCCAAAGCCCTTGGAAATATTCAGTATCCAGATGCAGTAAAGGCTCTAATATCTGCCTTGGAAGACAAATACGAAAACGTGCGCAGGGCAGTTATTTGGTCGCTTGGGAAGATAGGACATCCCAGCGCAGTAGAACCGCTCATTCAGCTTTTAAAAAAGGGCAATCCACATTTACGTTGGGAAGCGGTAAAAGCTCTCAAGGGTATAAAAGATCCGCGCGTGGTGGAAGCCCTGATCTATGCGTTGGGAGATGTTGCTGATTATGTCTCTGAGGAAGCATCAAAAGCCTTGGTGGAGATAAAAGATCCACGCGTAATAGAACTTTTAACATCTCTAATATTTGAACGCTGGATGCTATCGCACGTTCGCATTAAAGCGGTTCAAACACTTGCAAAGATAAAAGACTCCAGTGTGGTAGAGCTTTTGATCCGCGCGTTAGAAGATAAAGAGGATTCCTTTCGGATAGAAGTAGTAAAAGCTTTAAAAAAGATTACAGGTCAAGACTTTGGCGACGATAAAGAAAAGTGGCAGAAATAG
- a CDS encoding TraR/DksA C4-type zinc finger protein, protein MHHLTEEQIAQIKETLLELRNKVLSSAQEQIRDPSNIIFEGGDEIDRANVETGRYLNLQRIKTRELKLLRKIDYALYKMDVGTYGICESCGAPIPFERLIARPVTTMCINCKELEEEREHE, encoded by the coding sequence ATGCACCATTTAACTGAAGAACAGATTGCACAGATAAAGGAAACACTCCTTGAGCTTAGGAATAAGGTTTTAAGCTCTGCCCAAGAGCAGATAAGGGATCCATCTAACATCATCTTTGAAGGTGGGGACGAGATAGACAGGGCTAATGTGGAAACTGGTAGATACTTAAATCTTCAACGAATAAAAACCAGAGAGCTAAAGCTTTTAAGAAAAATAGATTATGCACTTTACAAGATGGATGTGGGCACCTACGGCATATGCGAAAGCTGTGGTGCTCCCATACCCTTTGAAAGGTTGATTGCAAGACCTGTAACCACAATGTGCATAAACTGTAAAGAATTAGAAGAGGAAAGGGAACATGAGTGA